The following proteins are co-located in the Larimichthys crocea isolate SSNF chromosome XXIV, L_crocea_2.0, whole genome shotgun sequence genome:
- the tmem229b gene encoding transmembrane protein 229b, with translation MVTLETPEAPVPLTPLSRWYLYAIHGYFCEVMFTAAWEFVVNCNWKFPGVTSVWALFIYGTCILIVERMYLKLRGRCPVLLRCIIYTLWTYLWEFGTGLLLRQFNACPWDYSEFRYNFMGLITAEYAVPWFCASFIVERLVIRKTLRLRFHEGPEDGWSNHRSDAGGGGDGGGGGGAVGTVGGVRRRERSRGAENDANGYLKGE, from the coding sequence ATGGTGACGTTGGAGACCCCGGAGGCTCCCGTACCTCTGACGCCGCTCTCCCGCTGGTACCTCTACGCCATCCATGGCTACTTCTGCGAGGTCATGTTCACGGCCGCCTGGGAGTTCGTGGTGAACTGCAACTGGAAATTCCCCGGCGTGACCAGCGTGTGGGCGCTCTTCATCTACGGCACCTGCATCCTCATCGTGGAGCGGATGTACCTGAAGTTGCGTGGCCGCTGCCCGGTCCTCCTGCGTTGCATCATCTACACGCTGTGGACGTACCTGTGGGAGTTCGGCACGGGGCTGCTGCTGCGCCAGTTCAATGCCTGCCCCTGGGACTACTCCGAGTTCCGCTACAACTTCATGGGACTGATCACGGCCGAGTACGCCGTGCCCTGGTTCTGCGCCTCCTTCATCGTGGAGCGCTTGGTCATCCGCAAAACCCTGCGGCTGCGCTTCCACGAGGGCCCCGAGGACGGCTGGTCGAATCATCGATCGGATGCTGGGGGCGGTGGCgacggtggaggaggaggcggagctgTAGGAACAGTGGGCggtgtgaggaggagagagaggagcagggggGCGGAAAACGATGCAAACGGCTACCTTAAAGGAGAATGA